A single region of the Rhipicephalus microplus isolate Deutch F79 chromosome 10, USDA_Rmic, whole genome shotgun sequence genome encodes:
- the LOC119180853 gene encoding flavin-containing monooxygenase 5: MSGQGSAMRVAVIGAGCSGIAAIKACLEENLDVVCFEAASNSGGLWWYRDEEHEEDFDAGTVMRFTVCNTSKEMCVYSDFPPDKDWPIFLSHKKMLQYIRDYADHFRVTPRIRFRHKVVDVGKDLTLRVRNLETGEEFEESFDRVMICSGHHAIPSVPVIPGRAKFKGRVIHSREYKYTDESIRGKRVVVVGFGNSAVDIAVDMADVAEQVFLSMRRANWVVPRHYGGVPIDVAFSKQLFMFLYDYIPTKVSSWYMQYIANCAFDHKALGLEPQHELLAQYAVINSALPEKVLNGQVKFRGEIEAFTELGVIMDNVEEPADLVIFATGYKNDVPFASSVLRKDGNFPLLYHRIFPPEHPRVAFIGFVDVNACMLMISEMQSRYAVQVFRNKLTLPSSNTMLAEVVMRMENDRRFFVPSPRHAMMVDQATYIGDLATMIGVRPNFRRMLFTDPWLFYAAIQAPALNYKYRLEGPHAWPGARDAILGYQSRMKAPLKPPMRLPRSERKPQEITLLTVVVLVVVLCLAVMLTSEFPLFSAVIWCVGALLF, translated from the exons ATGTCGGGCCAGGGTTCTGCGATGAGGGTCGCCGTAATCGGAGCCGGATGCTCGGGCATCGCAGCCATCAAGGCATGTCTAGAAGAGAATCTAGACGTCGTGTGCTTCGAGGCGGCCTCGAACTCCGGGGGTCTGTGGTGGTATCGCGACGAAGAACACGAGGAAGACTTCGACGCCGGCACGGTGATGCGCTTCACGGTGTGCAACACGAGCAAGGAAATGTGCGTCTACAGCGACTTCCCGCCCGACAAGGACTGGCCCATCTTCCTGAGCCACAAGAAGATGCTCCAGTACATCCGCGACTACGCGGACCACTTCAGGGTGACGCCTCGGATACGCTTCAGGCACAAGGTCGTCGACGTGGGCAAGGACCTGACGCTAAGGGTGCGCAACTTGGAGACGGGTGAGGAGTTCGAAGAAAGCTTCGACAGGGTGATGATCTGCTCGGGACACCACGCGATTCCGTCGGTGCCGGTGATTCCTGGAAGGGCCAAGTTCAAGGGACGAGTGATCCACTCGAGAGAATACAAATATACCGACGAAAGCATTCGTGGGAAAAGGGTGGTGGTTGTTGGATTCGGCAACTCGGCGGTCGACATCGCTGTGGATATGGCCGACGTTGCCGAACAG GTTTTTCTCAGCATGCGGAGAGCCAACTGGGTCGTGCCGCGTCACTACGGCGGCGTCCCCATCGACGTGGCCTTCTCGAAACAGCTGTTCATGTTTCTGTACGACTACATACCGACAAAAGTGAGCTCGTGGTACATGCAGTACATCGCAAACTGTGCCTTCGACCACAAGGCACTGGGACTCGAGCCGCAGCACGAGCTATTGGCTCAGTACGCGGTCATCAACAGTGCTTTGCCTGAGAAGGTTCTGAACGGACAAGTCAAGTTCCGGGGCGAGATCGAAGCCTTCACGGAGCTCGGAGTCATTATGGACAACGTGGAGGAGCCTGCGGATCTGGTGATCTTCGCCACTGGCTACAAGAACGACGTACCTTTCGCCTCCAGCGTGCTACGTAAAGACGGCAACTTTCCCCTGCTGTACCACCGAATATTCCCACCGGAACACCCTCGAGTCGCCTTCATCGGCTTTGTCGACGTAAACGCGTGCATGCTGATGATCTCCGAGATGCAGTCCCGCTACGCCGTACAGGTCTTCAGGAACAAGCTCACGCTTCCCTCGTCTAACACGATGCTCGCCGAAGTCGTGATGAGGATGGAGAACGACCGTAGGTTCTTCGTGCCATCGCCGCGGCACGCGATGATGGTCGACCAGGCAACCTACATCGGCGACTTGGCGACCATGATAGGAGTCAGGCCGAACTTCCGTCGCATGCTCTTCACGGACCCGTGGCTGTTTTACGCCGCAATCCAGGCTCCCGCgctcaactacaagtaccgcctgGAAGGTCCGCACGCCTGGCCCGGAGCCCGGGACGCCATTCTGGGCTACCAGTCTCGTATGAAGGCGCCGCTCAAGCCTCCCATGAGACTGCCTCGCTCCGAGCGAAAGCCCCAGGAAATCACACTTCTCACTGTCGTCGTCCTCGTCGTTGTTCTCTGTCTGGCCGTCATGCTCACTTCGGAGTTCCCGCTCTTTAGCGCGGTCATCTGGTGTGTAGGCGCGCTATTGTTTTAG
- the LOC119180852 gene encoding flavin-containing monooxygenase 5 — MRVAVVGSGCCGITAVKACLEEGLDVICFEKASNCGGLWWYREETPESGVGTVMRFTVANTSKEMSCYSDFPPDKDAPLFMTHWHTLEYIRSYADHFGVTSKIRFNHEVLRLDQDGTLRIRDTTTGREWEDVFDGVLVCTGHHGSPSIPNVPGRELYRGRVMHSRDYKYADDSFRDKTAVVVGFANSAMDVAVNLSTVARQVFVSTRRINWILPCHYKSVPVDVYVLNQARLWLYSWLPLSFFNRFVVRLANDAWDHKALGVQPSHDVMSQGLVINQYIDGKILDGTVKIRGPPQRFTERGLVMNDVEEDVDVVVFATGFRTGLPFATDALPRDGERLLLYKMMIPPANPNIAFLGFVDGNANLLQAFEMQARYVAQVFSGKVKLPSREAMQADVASTQRKMKSFFIPTPRHSLMIDRVAYVDDLAKVIGVKPNYLKLLLTDPRLYYALVTSPVLNYQYRLQGPHSWEGARDAILGFQERLEAPLKRRKNDENVRPSRSSLHITAGKLSVLLVAVGVLVYLSGGSLKSAQLNVSFACERIAKRLPLFAATPLLSVAKCIV, encoded by the exons ATGCGGGTCGCCGTGGTGGGCTCTGGCTGCTGCGGCATCACGGCCGTCAAGGCGTGCCTCGAAGAAGGCCTGGACGTGATATGCTTCGAAAAGGCGTCCAACTGCGGCGGGCTGTGGTGGTACCGGGAGGAGACGCCCGAGTCCGGCGTCGGTACCGTGATGCGGTTCACCGTGGCCAATACCAGCAAGGAAATGTCCTGTTACAGCGACTTCCCGCCGGACAAGGACGCGCCGCTGTTCATGACACACTGGCATACCTTGGAGTACATCCGCAGCTACGCGGACCACTTCGGGGTGACGTCGAAGATTCGTTTCAACCACGAGGTCCTCAGGCTCGACCAAGACGGCACGCTGAGGATCCGGGACACGACGACCGGACGAGAGTGGGAGGACGTCTTCGACGGTGTCCTGGTGTGCACGGGCCATCACGGGTCGCCTTCGATTCCGAACGTTCCGGGCCGCGAGCTGTATCGAGGGCGTGTTATGCATTCGCGCGACTACAAGTACGCCGACGACTCGTTCAGGGATAAAACAGCGGTCGTCGTGGGATTCGCCAACTCGGCCATGGACGTCGCTGTGAACCTCAGCACCGTGGCACGACAG GTTTTCGTCAGCACTAGGCGGATCAACTGGATACTTCCATGCCACTACAAGTCCGTCCCCGTCGACGTGTACGTGCTGAACCAGGCTCGCCTATGGCTCTACAGTTGGCTTCCCCTCTCTTTCTTCAACCGATTCGTAGTGCGATTGGCTAACGACGCCTGGGACCACAAAGCGCTCGGCGTCCAACCCAGTCATGACGTGATGAGTCAGGGCCTGGTCATCAACCAGTACATAGACGGCAAGATCCTGGACGGCACCGTCAAGATACGCGGACCGCCGCAGAGGTTCACCGAGAGGGGACTCGTCATGAACGACGTCGAAGAAGACGTGGACGTCGTCGTATTCGCCACGGGGTTCAGAACCGGTCTACCGTTCGCCACCGACGCCCTGCCCAGAGACGGTGAACGGCTCTTGCTGTACAAGATGATGATTCCGCCGGCAAACCCGAACATCGCCTTCTTGGGCTTCGTCGACGGAAACGCGAACCTCCTGCAGGCGTTCGAAATGCAGGCCCGCTACGTGGCGCAAGTTTTCTCGGGGAAGGTGAAGCTGCCTTCCAGGGAAGCCATGCAGGCTGATGTGGCCTCCACACAGCGGAAGATGAAGTCCTTCTTCATCCCGACGCCTAGACACTCCTTGATGATAGACAGGGTCGCGTACGTCGACGATCTCGCGAAGGTCATTGGCGTTAAACCAAACTACCTAAAGTTGCTTCTCACAGACCCCAGACTCTACTACGCTCTAGTGACGTCACCTGTCCTCAACTACCAGTACAGACTACAAGGACCACACTCTTGGGAAGGAGCTCGCGATGCCATCCTGGGATTCCAGGAGAGATTAGAAGCTCCGCTTAAGCGCAGAAAAAACGACGAAAACGTCCGCCCGTCCCGATCGAGTCTTCACATTACTGCGGGGAAGTTGTCCGTACTGTTAGTCGCCGTTGGAGTCTTGGTGTACCTAAGCGGTGGGTCGTTGAAAAGTGCGCAGCTCAACGTTTCTTTCGCCTGTGAGAGGATAGCGAAGCGCTTGCCGCTGTTCGCCGCCACCCCTCTACTCTCTGTAGCGAAGTGCATTGTATAG